A genomic window from Pocillopora verrucosa isolate sample1 chromosome 7, ASM3666991v2, whole genome shotgun sequence includes:
- the LOC131782075 gene encoding uncharacterized protein, protein MNENSAMILNLGLHYMESTSLANYRILLKGVIDLLNERNKGNGELRYKTRVIWKTTTSMNKEKDIESRLKSDWQRVVNPTRVILYYTFATSLMCQANLEVLDVYPFARSYPEGTGGPEVAHYKEHDTVHFKYIAMKPIDIFFEDYFRGKVPRSINLTNYEFS, encoded by the exons ATGAATGAAAACAGCGCTATGATTCTGAATTTAGGTCTGCATTACATGGAAAGCACAAGCTTAGCCAACTATCGGATTCTGCTAAAAGGAGTGATAGATCTTTTAAACGAAAGGAACAAGGGAAATGGTGAATTGAGGTACAAGACTCGCGTTATTTGGAAAACCACAACTTCTATGAATAAAGAGAAAGACATTGAAAGTCGACTAAAGAGTGACTGGCAGCGAGTTGTGAACCCTACG agagTGATACTATACTATACCTTTGCCACTTCCCTTATGTGCCAGGCTAACCTCGAGGTCCTCGATGTTTACCCATTTGCCAGGTCCTACCCGGAAGGGACCGGAGGACCCGAGGTAGCACATTACAAGGAACACGATACCGTTCATTTTAAGTACATTGCTATGAAGccaattgatatattttttgaaGATTACTTTCGAGGCAAAGTACCGCGTTcgataaatttaacaaattacgaattttcttga
- the LOC131782106 gene encoding zinc finger MYM-type protein 3-like, translated as MDESSSRFRIPKSSIEEKASIINSLPKSTVYKNKWAIQIFREWQGQRANKICTIEPGGVFKGEDIGLDVQELTESIENMNKSLNYWLCKFVQEVANKSGGRYPSGTLYNIVCGLKRFLVEKNGEGALNSLAVCDKRFGTFRRVLDAEMKDEIRCGLTVSTKKDEKEAITDEEEDLFWSKGLMGTGSSNSLLNTVYFYNGKLFGLRGGEHRNITVRNIRVSDDCLRFEENSSKSFHGGICDLKYVPRAVTHICHERGQTHARCLVEVYRLYLGFCDFPCKMDKAFYFRPKKNRLGIDNVPVGINTLNQILPNMCSVAGIRKKTAHFLRVTCATPLFNAGVDEKLIRERMGHRSNAFFQYEKANREQMVKVSSILGTESKKCTTTSDVEISHDVNN; from the exons ATGGATGAGTCAAGTTCAAGGTTTCGGATTCCCAAAAGTTCTATCGAAGAAAAGGCGTCTATTATCAATTCTCTTCCGAAATCTACGGTTTACAAGAACAAATGGGCGATACAGATTTTTCGAGAATGGCAAGGCCAAAGAGCAAACAAGATTTGCACTATTGAGCCAGGCGGAGTGTTCAAAGGTGAAGACATTGGTTTGGATGTGCAAGAGTTGACTGAAAGCATTGAAAACATGAATAAAAGTCTAAACTACTGGCTATGCAAGTTCGTTCAGGAGGTTGCAAATAAGTCGGGTGGACGATATCCCTCTGGGACGCTTTACAATATTGTCTGCGGCTTAAAACGTTTCTTAGTGGAGAAAAATGGCGAGGGCGCATTAAATTCATTGGCTGTCTGCGACAAAAG GTTTGGGACATTTCGCCGAGTTTTGGACGCCGAGATGAAAGATGAAATTCGATGCGGCCTTACTGTTTCAACAAAGAAGGACGAGAAAGAAGCCATCACAGACGAAGAGGAAGATTTGTTCTGGAGCAAAGGCTTAATGGGAACTGGTTCTTCTAATTCGTTATTAAATACAGTATATTTCTATAATGGGAAGCTGTTTGGTTTACGCGGAGGGGAACATAGGAATATTACTGTAAGAAATATAAGGGTAAGCGATGATTGTCTTAGATTTGAAGAAAACAGCTCAAAGAGTTTCCATGGCGGTATTTGTGATCTCAAGTACGTTCCTCGTGCTGTGACGCATATTTGTCATGAAAGGGGTCAAACTCATGCTCGTTGTTTGGTTGAAGTTTATCGACTGTATTTGGGTTTTTGtgattttccttgtaaaatggACAAAGCATTTTACTTTAGGCCCAAGAAGAATCGCTTAGGGATTGATAATGTTCCAGTTGGAATTAATACTTTGAATCAAATTTTGCCAAACATGTGTTCAGTTGCAGGAATTAGAAAGAAAACCGCCCATTTTCTTAGAGTAACATGTGCCACACCGCTCTTTAATGCTGGGGTTGACGAAAAACTAATTCGTGAACGCATGGGTCATCGTTCAAACGCTTTTTTTCAGTATGAGAAAGCTAACAGAGAACAAATGGTCAAGGTTTCCTCAATTTTAGGAACAGAAAGTAAGAAGTGTACTACTACGTCTGATGTTGAAATTTCACATGATGTAAAcaattga
- the LOC131782117 gene encoding ZP domain-containing protein-like, whose protein sequence is MKRAILLATFMLVLHQTKGQTSASVTCNSNHTVSIVISNVDDVGFWDPPEWRTSTNTAACEPKLDAGAETVTYEALYLPDCAYESNQKDGEVQYILKISAEKVAGDSVTGQLRTYDHLYYVTCNYDNTGRAFASFVPIKNRAANDTGNGTFTFSLMAYTNAAHTQLVPNPVPLDVVIFFKAKVETQSGAPNLDLFLEECYSSKSDNPDFVDGKFYLIKKGCGSDTVSEDLGDTLAYTCVNDNTSETFSLKTYRYFGADPNDDVYIHCDFRVCLADVNGSVCECPSDPISCTSSRRRRSIYDSVDESQLYHVAYGPFTFKQEELNKDEVASKDQKETGHPFQTVAIVGAVCGVVAVAVICATVYLVVRYHSKRTQNGDLHVVT, encoded by the exons ATGAAGAGGGCAATTCTTTTGGCGACATTTATGCTTGTTTTGCATCAAACAAAAG GTCAGACGTCGGCCTCAGTGACTTGTAACTCCAATCACACTGTGAGTATAGTGATCTCAAACGTGGATGATGTAGGATTTTGGGACCCACCAGAGTGGAGAACTTCGACAAACACTGCAGCATGTGAACCAAAACTTGATGCTGGTGCTGAAACAGTTACCTATGAAGCTCTATACCTCCCTGACTGTGCTTACGAGTCAAACCAGAAAGATGGAGAAGTTCAATACATCCTCAAAATCAGCGCTGAAAAGGTTGCAGGTGATTCAGTTACAGGGCAGTTGCGCACTTACGACCACCTGTACTACGTCACGTGTAACTACGATAACACAGGCAGAGCTTTCGCGAGTTTTGTGCCGATCAAGAACCGAGCGGCTAACGACACGG gTAACGGAACTTTCACATTTTCTCTCATGGCGTATACCAACGCCGCACATACTCAGCTGGTTCCCAACCCTGTTCCTTTGGATGTAGTAATTTTCTTCAAAGCTAAAGTCGAGACACAGAGTGGCGCACCCAACCTTGACCTGTTCCTTGAGGAATGCTATTCATCTAAAAGCGATAATCCAGATTTTGTTGATGGTAAATTTTATCTGATAAAAAAGGG TTGTGGCAGTGATACTGTCAGCGAAGACCTCGGCGACACATTAGCATACACTTGTGTCAACGACAACACATCTGAAACATTCTCACTCAAAACTTATCGGTATTTTGGAGCAGATCCAAACGACGATGTTTACATCCACTGTGATTTCAGAGTTTGCTTGGCAGATGTAAACGGTTCCGTCTGTGAATGTCCAAGTGATCCTATCAGTTGCACAAGTTCGCGTAGACGTCGTTCAATCTATGATTCGGTGGATGAGTCACAGCTTTATCATGTTGCCTACGGTCCATTCACCTTTAAGCAAGAAGAACTGAACAAAGATGAAG ttGCATCTAAAGACCAAAAGGAGACCGGCCATCCTTTCCAGACAGTAGCAATTGTTGGGGCAGTATGTGGTGTTGTGGCTGTAGCTGTCATCTGTGCCACTGTCTACCTTGTTGTTCGCTATCACAGCAAGCGCACGCAAAATGGTGATCTGCACGTGGTCACCTAA